In Dasania marina DSM 21967, the genomic window TGCCGGTAATAAGCCTTGTTAGGCCTAAATATATGGAATAGCATATATACAGATTTTCACATATCACTACCCTATGCCGGAGCAACGTATGGGCCCCGTAGAGTTTCACAAATGCCTAGCCGAGGAAACTCGCCTGCGCAGCCTAATGCTTATTGATCAAGAGCAAGAGCTGTGTGTGTGCGAGCTGGTAACCGCGCTGGCCGAGAGCCAGCCCAAGATATCGCGCCACCTCGCACAATTGCGGGCAGCAGGCATACTCAACGATAGACGCCAGGGCCAGTGGGTGTTTTATCAACTCAGCCCCACGCTGCCCAGCTGGGCACTCACCGTACTCAGACAAACACGACTAGCCAACCCCCGTTTTATTGCCCCCCACAGCCAACGGCTGCAGGCCATGGGCAGCAGGCCAGAGCGCAAGCTGAGCTGCTGCTGATTTTTAAGGAGTAACAGCATGACGATTAAAATAGGTATCAACGGCTTTGGCCGCATGGGCCGTTTAAGCTTAAGAGCAGGTTGGGATAACCCCGAACTGGAATTTATCCACATCAACGAGCCGGCCGGCGACGCCGCCACGCTCGCCCATTTACTCAACTTTGACTCGGTGCATGGCCGCTGGCAGCACGAGGCCAGCAGCCGAGATAACCACATACAGATAGGTGAGCACAGCATCAGCATCAGCCGCAATAAAGCCATAGCTGACACCGACTGGTCACAGTGCGATGTAGTCATAGATTGCTCAGGAAAAATGAAAAAACAAGCGCTATTACAAGCCTATTTAGAGCTAGGGGTAAAACGGGTGGTAGTGAGCGCGCCGGTTAAGGAAGACGGCGTACTCAATATAGTTATGGGCGTTAACGATCACCTCTACGACCCCGCCCTGCACCCCATAGTCACCGCCGCCTCTTGCACCACCAACTGCCTCGCGCCAGCGGTGAAAGTGTTGATGGATAATATAGGCATTAAACACGGCTCTATAACCACCATACACTCACTCACCAATTCCCAAACCATTCTGGATGCACCTCACGACGACCTGCGTCGTGCCCGTGCCTGCGGCTCTAGCTTAATCCCCACCACCACCGGCTCGGCCACGGCCATTAGCCATATCTTCCCCGAGCTAAAAGGCAAGATAGATGGCCACGCCGTGCGCGTACCACTCACTAACGCCTCACTCACCGACTGCGTGTTTGAAATGGCCAGAGACGTCACTAGCGAAGAAGTGAATAATTTATTTAAACAAGCCGCGCTAGGTGAGCTAAAAAACATTTTGGGCTACGAAGAAAGGCCGCTGGTATCTATAGATTACAAAACCGACCCGCGCTCTTGCATAGTCGATGCCGACCATACCTTGGTGGTTAACGGCAGCCAGTTAAAACTGTTTCTTTGGTATGACAATGAATGGGGCTACGCCAACCGCTGTGCTGAATTAGTCTACAAAATAGGCGCTATGGATAAGTCGATAGTCGATAGTCGATAGTCGATAGTCGATAGTCGATAGTCGATAGTCGATAGTCGATAGTCGATAGTCGATAGTCGATAGTCGATAGTCNGATAGTCGATAGTCGATAGTCGATAGTCGATAGTCGATAGTCGATAGTCGATAGTCGATAGTCGATAGTCGATAGTCGATAGTCGATAGTCGATAAAATTCTGCCGACAGCCCACCTACTGTCAACGACTATCTTCCGTTTTTTCTAGCGACTAGGAACTTTTAACTAGCGACTCTTCCCTTTTTCTAGCAACTAGGAACTGTTAACTAGCGACTTTTTTAAAAAAACTTATGTTAAAACACCTAACAACACTCAAACAAAGC contains:
- a CDS encoding metalloregulator ArsR/SmtB family transcription factor, producing MGPVEFHKCLAEETRLRSLMLIDQEQELCVCELVTALAESQPKISRHLAQLRAAGILNDRRQGQWVFYQLSPTLPSWALTVLRQTRLANPRFIAPHSQRLQAMGSRPERKLSCC
- a CDS encoding ArsJ-associated glyceraldehyde-3-phosphate dehydrogenase; the protein is MTIKIGINGFGRMGRLSLRAGWDNPELEFIHINEPAGDAATLAHLLNFDSVHGRWQHEASSRDNHIQIGEHSISISRNKAIADTDWSQCDVVIDCSGKMKKQALLQAYLELGVKRVVVSAPVKEDGVLNIVMGVNDHLYDPALHPIVTAASCTTNCLAPAVKVLMDNIGIKHGSITTIHSLTNSQTILDAPHDDLRRARACGSSLIPTTTGSATAISHIFPELKGKIDGHAVRVPLTNASLTDCVFEMARDVTSEEVNNLFKQAALGELKNILGYEERPLVSIDYKTDPRSCIVDADHTLVVNGSQLKLFLWYDNEWGYANRCAELVYKIGAMDKSIVDSR